From one Tissierellales bacterium genomic stretch:
- a CDS encoding ATP-binding cassette domain-containing protein, whose product MIRLENLDKQFKTVKAVDGLTLEVSKGEVFGLLGENGAGKTTTLRLLATMLKPTGGTAIINGEDLVENPDKVRESIGILFGGETGLYDRLSARENIAYFGQLNGMEKEALNARIDDLCKRLGMEEYMDRRAGKFSKGMKQKVAIARSIVHNPPIMLFDEPTSGLDVTAIRVVQEFIKELKNEGKTIIFSSHSMAEVEKLCDRVGVINKGKLVAIGTLEELKREHGTDDLEEVFIRLIGGEKHD is encoded by the coding sequence ATGATTCGCCTAGAAAATTTAGATAAGCAATTTAAAACGGTAAAGGCAGTAGATGGACTCACTCTAGAAGTTTCAAAGGGAGAGGTTTTTGGATTACTTGGGGAAAATGGAGCTGGAAAAACTACTACACTGAGATTATTAGCTACTATGCTAAAACCCACTGGTGGTACAGCTATAATAAATGGTGAAGATTTAGTAGAAAATCCAGATAAAGTACGTGAATCTATTGGTATATTATTTGGTGGAGAGACAGGACTTTATGACAGACTAAGTGCTAGGGAAAATATAGCATATTTTGGACAATTAAATGGCATGGAAAAGGAAGCGTTAAATGCAAGGATAGATGATCTTTGTAAGAGATTGGGAATGGAAGAATACATGGATAGAAGGGCAGGTAAATTTTCTAAGGGAATGAAACAAAAAGTTGCTATTGCCCGAAGCATAGTTCACAATCCACCAATAATGCTATTTGATGAACCTACTTCTGGATTGGATGTAACGGCGATAAGGGTAGTTCAGGAATTTATAAAAGAGCTCAAAAATGAAGGTAAGACGATAATATTTTCGAGTCATTCTATGGCTGAAGTTGAAAAGCTTTGCGATAGAGTAGGTGTAATAAACAAGGGTAAGCTAGTTGCAATAGGAACGTTGGAAGAACTTAAAAGAGAGCATGGTACTGATGATCTAGAAGAAGTATTTATAAGATTGATCGGAGGCGAAAAACATGACTAA
- a CDS encoding M20/M25/M40 family metallo-hydrolase produces the protein MEKASKQFLETLLSTYSPSGREEVIQEKWLDYVSEFADEVKTDLAGNAYGILNPEAEFKVLLAGHADEIAFMVNYIDDKGFLSVVKAGGINPKLALGNRVKVLGKEVISGVVGVTAEHHGGAKGEVKPEDIYIDCGFKSKEEAEKFVCVGDYILYAFDYDYLQNDLLVGRGLDNRTGSFIVAEVLKSLKEKNINVGVYAVSTVNEETNMGGAYFAASNVKPSMAIACDVTFATDFPNMSPQKHGKVDLAGGPVLTKGAPINFRVNDLLENAAKDLDMKLQYELTPRMTGTDADKMRLTGEGVPVALVSLPLRYMHAPSEIVSMKVIEEEIELLVKMIENLTGSEDLRPVRR, from the coding sequence ATGGAAAAAGCATCAAAACAATTTTTAGAAACATTATTGTCGACATATTCACCAAGTGGTCGTGAAGAAGTTATTCAAGAAAAATGGCTTGACTATGTTAGCGAATTTGCAGATGAGGTGAAGACTGATTTGGCAGGAAATGCTTATGGAATATTGAATCCAGAGGCAGAATTTAAGGTATTATTAGCGGGACATGCAGATGAAATTGCGTTTATGGTAAACTATATAGATGACAAGGGCTTTTTAAGTGTAGTAAAAGCTGGAGGAATTAATCCAAAACTGGCACTTGGAAATAGAGTCAAAGTTTTGGGAAAAGAAGTGATATCAGGTGTTGTTGGAGTTACAGCAGAGCACCATGGTGGAGCAAAAGGTGAAGTAAAACCAGAAGATATATATATTGATTGTGGATTTAAATCTAAAGAAGAAGCAGAAAAATTTGTATGTGTAGGTGATTATATACTTTATGCTTTTGACTACGATTATTTACAAAATGACCTATTGGTAGGTAGAGGACTTGATAATAGAACGGGTTCATTTATAGTAGCAGAAGTATTGAAATCGCTTAAGGAAAAAAATATCAATGTTGGGGTATATGCGGTTAGTACTGTAAATGAAGAGACAAATATGGGCGGAGCTTATTTTGCAGCAAGTAATGTAAAACCTAGTATGGCAATTGCTTGTGATGTAACATTTGCTACTGATTTTCCAAATATGAGTCCTCAAAAACATGGCAAGGTTGATTTAGCTGGCGGACCAGTACTTACAAAGGGAGCACCAATTAATTTTAGAGTTAATGATCTTTTGGAAAATGCGGCAAAAGATTTAGATATGAAATTGCAATATGAGTTGACACCTAGAATGACAGGTACAGATGCAGATAAGATGAGATTAACAGGTGAAGGCGTTCCGGTAGCATTAGTATCATTGCCTTTAAGATACATGCATGCGCCATCGGAGATAGTATCAATGAAAGTCATCGAAGAAGAGATTGAACTATTGGTAAAAATGATAGAAAATTTAACTGGAAGCGAAGATTTAAGACCAGTTAGAAGATAA